A region from the Silene latifolia isolate original U9 population chromosome 7, ASM4854445v1, whole genome shotgun sequence genome encodes:
- the LOC141592518 gene encoding germin-like protein subfamily 3 member 3 translates to MMIPIFIFSLLITLSSASVSDFCVADTNQADTPSGYPCKPASKVTVNDFVYSGLGKAGNTSNIINAAVTPAFDAQFPGLNGLGISMARLDIATGGVVPMHTHPGGSEVLIVIQGTICAGFISSANGVYFKTLNKGDIMVFPQGLLHFQINSGKSTALAFVGFSSQSPGLQILDFALFANSLPSELVEKTTFLDDATVKKLKGVLGGTN, encoded by the coding sequence ATGATGATCCCTATCTTCATCTTTTCCCTCCTCATTACCCTCTCTAGTGCTAGCGTGTCCGACTTTTGTGTCGCTGACACAAACCAAGCCGACACCCCATCCGGCTACCCATGCAAACCCGCATCCAAAGTCACTGTTAATGACTTTGTCTACTCCGGCCTAGGCAAAGCTGGAAATACCTCAAACATCATCAATGCGGCTGTGACTCCCGCATTTGATGCCCAATTCCCAGGCCTGAACGGCCTAGGAATCTCCATGGCCAGGCTCGACATAGCCACTGGGGGAGTCGTGCCAATGCACACCCACCCCGGGGGTAGCGAAGTCCTCATCGTTATCCAAGGGACCATCTGTGCTGGATTCATATCTTCGGCTAATGGAGTGTACTTCAAGACACTTAACAAAGGTGATATCATGGTTTTCCCACAAGGGCTTCTTCATTTCCAGATTAATTCAGGTAAATCGACTGCTCTTGCTTTTGTCGGGTTTAGCAGCCAAAGCCCTGGACTTCAGATCCTTGATTTTGCTCTCTTTGCTAACTCATTGCCTTCTGAGTTGGTTGAGAAGACAACTTTCTTGGATGATGCTACTGTGAAGAAGCTCAAGGGTGTTCTTGGTGGTACAAACTAG
- the LOC141592519 gene encoding protein DJ-1 homolog C — MECLSSTYASTCCFERSYLKFHSVSMMPFASNSAHYPSSFNTRCRSTTTSERIQPTKAVATNAGIATADPTSATSAPFKKVLVPIGYGTEELEAVILVHVLRQAGAHVTVASVEPQLEVEASSGVKLVADTSISSCTDEIYDLIALPGGMPGSVRLRDCEVLCTITSKHAEEKRLYGAICAAPAVTLLPWGLLRRKRTTCHPAFMDKLSSFWAVKSNIQVSGELTTSRGPGTTFEFALSLVEQLLGESVAQEVKKMVLLNVEECIRKEEINGIDWLLDQPPLVLIPVADGCEEIEIVAIVDILRRANVNVVVASVEKSRQIVASQGTKIMADKLIDLAAETTYDLIVLPGGLKGLKQLNKSKVLKKLLKEQEADGRMYGAVSSSIALLQKQGLLKDKTIATCTSMSGKSTSKMVEGVKVVIDGRLITSMGLGATMDFALAIVSKLFGHSRARSVAEGLVFEFPKS, encoded by the exons ATGGAGTGTTTATCATCAACATATGCTTCAACATGTTGCTTTGAGCGTTCATACCTCAAATTTCACTCCGTTTCAATGATGCCTTTTGCGAGTAATTCAGCACATTATCCTTCTTCCTTCAATACTCGGTGTCGCAGTACGACCACTTCTGAAAGAATTCAGCCTACTAAAGCTGTTGCAACTAATGCTGGCATTGCCACAGCTGACCCAACTTCTGCCACCTCTGCCCCCTTTAAAAAG GTTTTAGTTCCGATAGGGTATGGAACAGAAGAACTGGAAGCTGTGATACTAGTGCATGTATTACGTCAGGCTGGAGCTCATGTCACTGTGGCTTCTGTTGAGCCTCAACTTGAGGTTGAGGCGTCTAGCGGCGTCAAACTTGTTGCTGATACCTCAATAAGCTCTTGCACTGATGAGATCTATGATCTAATTGCCTTACCT GGAGGAATGCCTGGTTCCGTACGACTAAGGGATTGTGAAGTTCTTTGCACAATTACTAGCAAACATGCAGAAGAGAAAAGATTATATGGTGCTATATGTGCTGCTCCAGCTGTTACGCTCCTACCTTGGGGACTATTAAGGAGAAAACGG ACTACTTGTCATCCTGCATTTATGGACAAGCTTTCAAGTTTTTGGGCTGTAAAATCCAACATCCAAGTCTCTGGGGAGCTTACAACAAGCCGTGGACCCGGAACTACCTTTGAATTTGCTCTGTCATTAGTAGAACAATTACTTGGTGAATCTGTTGCCCAAGAAGTCAAGAAAATGGTG CTTCTAAATGTAGAAGAATGTATCAGAAAAGAAGAAATCAATGGAATAGACTGGTTACTTGACCAGCCTCCTCTG GTGCTCATTCCGGTTGCAGATGGATGTGAGGAGATAGAGATTGTAGCAATAGTTGATATCCTTAGGAGAGCGAATGTCAATGTTGTGGTTGCGTCTGTTGAGAAGTCCCGACAAATTGTGGCATCCCAAGGAACCAAAATTATGGCTGACAAGTTGATCGATTTAGCAGCTGAGACGACTTATGACTTGATTGTTCTGCCG GGTGGCCTTAAAGGTCTGAAGCAGCTGAATAAGTCAAAAGTTCTGAAGAAGCTGCTAAAAGAACAGGAAGCAGATGGTAGAATGTACGGGGCAGTAAGCTCCTCGATAGCACTGCTACAAAAACAAGGGCTGCTCAAG GACAAAACAATCGCGACATGTACCTCCATGTCAGGTAAGTCAACAAGCAAGATGGTTGAGGGTGTGAAAGTTGTGATTGATGGTAGACTTATCACTTCAATGGGACTTGGTGCGACAATGGATTTTGCCCTAGCTATTGTGAGCAAGCTTTTCGGGCACTCAAGGGCAAGAAGTGTTGCAGAAGGTCTTGTTTTTGAATTTCCCAAAAGCTAG